Proteins encoded in a region of the Dromaius novaehollandiae isolate bDroNov1 chromosome 18, bDroNov1.hap1, whole genome shotgun sequence genome:
- the BPTF gene encoding nucleosome-remodeling factor subunit BPTF isoform X14, translated as MRGRRGRPPKQQQPAAASAQASSPAPPAPAGPIGGLRSRQRGSSRGRWATSAQAETAGPKQKGAGAAQASSSAATSPRGGSKRKAGSGGSSTPGGGGSSGKGRGRAGAGGAGGGGGGGSCNSQGRAASSRRSISKVVYDDHESEEEEESMVSEEEEEGDPEDNQDSEEEEEEEIMEEEDDDDSDYPEEMEDEDDASYCTESSFRSHSTYSSTPGRRRQRVHRPRSPILEEKDIPPLEFPKSSEDLMVPSEHIMNVIAIYEVLRNFGTVLRLSPFRFEDFCAALVSQEQCTLMAEMHIVLLKAVLREEDTSNTTFGPADLKDSVNSTLYFIDGMTWPEVLRVYCESDKEYHHVLPYQETEDYPYGPVENKIKVLQFLVDQFLTTNIAREELMSEGVIQYDDHCRVCHKLGDLLCCETCSAVYHLECVKPPLEEVPEDEWQCEVCVAHKVPGVTDCVAEIQKNKPYIRHEPVGYDRHRRKYWFLNRRIIIEEDSESEKDKKIWYYSTKIQLAELIECLDKDYWEADLCKTLEEMREEIHRHMDVTEDLTNKARGNNKSFLSAANDEILEIIRIRKGEVGEDKNTSADEAEKAKSDVDDGQTDTEKGKEESADQDKTEETPAEQDTEKVKTEEATVVGDKSNSETSSTDDNNTNPSAGETSCSEGKNAMGCQSETLDSNNVAEKKVASELPQELSEETGQMIPSNSSSVSAAPLQSDVENSNSSELSSLQNDSVKMSDDAENAERGSQDSEDLGEKSNGERSDSPGTGKGAPGSTRMLTRLRNPDSKLSQMKNQQVAAAAHEANKLHKEGREVLVVNSQGEVSRMNAKKEVVMKGNINNYFKLGQEGKYRVYHNQYATNSFALNKHQHREDHDKRRHLSHKFCLTPAGEFKWNGSVHGSKVLTISTLRLTIIQLENNIPASFLHPNWASHRSNWIKAVQMCSKPREFALALAILECAIKPVVMLPIWRESLGHTRLRRMTALEREEKEKVKKKERKQEEEETMQQATWVKYTFPVKHQVWKQKGEEYRVTGYGGWSWISKTHVHRFVPKLPGNTNANYRKLLPTKNEDMTIEKCDLEKRKNPVKVKIEKDKMKDSRDLQAKNKADVSETLGKVHVKEEKKSSEEKAEISANSENLNHAKGKAEKEIDCENDKVIKEEPMDIDDVKIESPIKDEDSHCKRDIINVSEGFHLRTCYKRKVKSSKLDGLLERRIKQFTLEEKQRLERMKLEASAKTVGIRSVSPQKIIDELQAGKVKEGSQFDMSSEDRTYISDKTQTEDVEQDCLPISSLSHTKSGEPDELSLPSANRLSKGEGQLLDEDSPQCSEGESSVQSDSKESNPEPMTTDKCQGQEVLKECESSFADGLKQTNAESKIKWDVLETSEKPLKQKLPVSRVSQSECENLQPVVTESSRRKDVLAVLENTEGNSEWQSKDPESNCMIKSPSEPTSFQEGEMEEETVLRKTEGKSENKTVFHQKSVSKDLEAFKTELISERSHESQTLEHMDGAETDEELLSSKLSEANGKKKGQELKVETSTISRCVDQTNLNSITDKKNNKNESETDVEKEKSAFQMNGKDNDKILSNDECLVKDTCETTAGSDTEPKVNNINKSIPEHEIKPLTFKESSVKPFMNGDIMVEGTNDKNNVDPKSSLQSSPEFESGESLQPPHEVPDYVQKTEEKQLSPERSTFVGTASTPTHTFCKENNLSGETECMETEVIEDKKVAPSPVTSCEESSLSSDFADQNGLQTYKVENTNGENKIKTIITEVTTTTSTVSTESKTVFKVAETVAANDEKTTVVSSTENCAISTVTTTTTVTKLTTPATDSNVDVISVQEHSKTVVTTTVTDSLTTSEGTLVTSMTVSKEYSTKDKVKLMKFARPKKTRSGTALPSYRKFVTKSSKKSIFVLPNDDLKKLARKGGIREVPYFNYNAKPALDIWPYPSPRPTFGITWRYRLQTVKSLAGVSLMLRLLWACLKWDDMAAKAPPGGGTTRTETSETEITTTEIIKRRDVGPYGIRSEYCIRKIICPIGVPEAPKETPTPQRKGLRSSALRPKRPETPKQTGPVIIESWVAEEELELWEIRAFAERVEKEKAQAVEQQAKVSELKKSEEFKAQMEAQLKQQRLAAQQKRLEQQKQIPAAGVAPAVTTASSTATTVSTPQKVVVGPLTGPVPTGTKVVLTTKVGSPATVTFQQNKNFHQTFATWVKQGQSSTATSTAATSATTIASTGQTFQISGSPVTMAGKVITKLPLPANSKIVAVNVPSTQGGVVQVQQKVLGIIPSTTGASQTFTSFQPRTATVTIRPNTTGTLGTTSTSQVMQGTPLRPGMTVIRTPLQQSTLGKTIIRTPLVVQQGILPASQTQQVVTQIIRGQPVSTAVSSTSTASSSPGQKTVTSPGTPPQPIQPQTTPQPPRPQQGQVKLTMAQLTQLTQGQGGSQGLTVVIQGQGQTTGQLQLIPQGVTVIPGPGQQLMQAAMPNGTIQRFLFTPLPAAATTASTTTTTVSTSTSAAGEQKQALQAQPTSALPPIQPQPQSQQQSQPQVQNQSISPVPSAQPQAPQPPLQPETQTQPESQTPTSVDSPATPEAQSSKSPVTVQSPTQTQAQGQSPVQVQSQPQTAIPPQGQSQVQPQQPAQVVMKQNAVIEHLKQKKTLTPAEREENQRMIVCNQVMKYILDKIDKEEKQAAKKRKREESVEQKRSKQNATKLSALLFKHKEQLKAEILKKRALLDKDLQIEVQEELKKDLTKIKKEKEKAQAAAAAAAAAAAAAAAAATAPPPPPPPPLPPPPQQHSANVTSSSTTVPMPVSSQKRKRDEEKDSSASKSKKKKMISTTSKETKKDTKLYCICKTPYDESKFYIGCDLCTNWYHGECVGITEKEAKKMDVYICNDCKRAQEGSSEELYCICRTPYDESQFYIGCDRCQNWYHGRCVGILQSEADLIDEYVCPQCQSTEDAMTVLSPLTDKDYEGLRRVLRSLQAHKMAWPFLEPVDPNDAPDYYGVIKEPMDLATMEERILKRYYKKVTEFVADMTKIFDNCRYYNPSDSPFYQCAEVLESFFVQKLKGFKASRGKNKTNGSNLALIPS; from the exons GTAGGAGAAGACAAAGAGTGCATCGTCCTCGTTCtccaattttggaagaaaaagatatCCCACCTTTGGAGTTTCCTAAATCCTCAGAGGACTTAATGGTGCCTAGTGAGCATATAATGAATGTTATTGCCATCTATGAGGTACTAAGGAACTTTGGCACTGTTTTACGCCTCTCTCCTTTTCGTTTTGAGGACTTCTGTGCTGCTCTGGTAAGTCAAGAGCAGTGCACACTTATGGCAGAGATGCATATAgtgcttttaaaagcagttttacgTGAAGAAGACACTTCAAATACTACCTTTGGACCTGCTGACCTCAAAGATAGCGTTAATTCCACTTTGTATTTCATAGATGGAATGACGTGGCCAGAGGTTCTGCGGGTATATTGTGAGAGTGACAAGGAATACCATCATGTTCTTCCTTATCAAGAGACAGAGGACTATCCTTATGGACCAGTAGAGAATAAAATCAAAGTTCTGCAGTTCTTAGTGGATCAGTTTCTTACAACAAACATTGCACGTGAAGAGTTAATGTCAGAAGGTGTTATCCAATATGATGATCATTGTAGGGTTTGTCACAAACTTGGGGATTTGCTTTGCTGTGAAACTTGTTCAGCCGTGTACCACTTAGAGTGCGTGAAACCACCTCTTGAAGAGGTACCGGAGGATGAATGGCAGTGTGAAGTCTGCGTAGCACATAAGGTGCCTGGAGTAACTGACTGTGTTGCTGAAATCCAAAAAAATAAACCATACATTCGACATGAACCCGTTGGATATGACAGGCATAGAAGAAAATACTGGTTCCTGAACAGGAGAATTATTAT AGAAGAAGATTCAGAAAGTGAGAAAGATAAGAAAATCTGGTACTATAGCACAAAGATACAGTTGGCAGAGTTGATTGAATGCCTAGACAAAGATTACTGGGAAGCTGACCTATGCAAAACTCTGGAAGAAATGCGTGAAGAAATTCATCGGCACATGGATGTAACAGAAGACCTTACTAATAAAGCACGGGGCAACAACAagtccttcctttctgcagcaaatG ATGAAATTTTGGAGATTATCAGAATAAGAAAAGGAGAAGTAGGGGAAGATAAAAACACATCAGCCGATGAGGCAGAAAAGGCCAAAAGTGATGTTGATGATGGCCAGACAGATACTGAGAAAGGCAAGGAGGAATCTGCAGATCAAGATAAAACTGAAGAAACACCTGCTGAGCAAGacacagaaaaagtgaaaacagaag AGGCAACAGTCGTTGGGGATAAAAGTAACTCTGAAACATCAAGCACTGACGACAACAACACAAATCCTTCTGCAGGAGAGACTAGTTGCTCTGAAGGGAAGAACGCAATGGGGTGTCAGTCAGAAACCCTTGATAGCAACAACGTGGCAGAGAAGAAGGTGGCATCAGAGCTCCCTCAGGAACTCTCAG AGGAAACTGGTCAGATGATCCCTAGCAACAGTAGTAGTGTATCTGCTGCACCTCTACAGTCAGATGttgaaaacagcaacagcagtgaGTTGAGCTCTCTGCAGAATGACTCCGTTAAGATGTCTGATGATGCTGAAAATGCAGAGAGAGGATCCCAGGATTCAGAGGACTTAG GAGAGAAATCTAATGGTGAAAGAAGTGACTCTCCAGGCACAGGAAAAGGTGCACCAGGTTCGACACGAATGCTCACAAGATTACGAAATCCAGATAGCAAGTTGAGCCAGATGAAAAATCAGCAGGTTGCTGCTGCAGCGCATGAAGCAAATAAATTACATAAAGAAGGCAGAGAG GTTCTGGTGGTCAACTCTCAAGGTGAAGTCTCCCGAATGAACGCAAAGAAGGAAGTTGTGATGAAAGGAAATATCAACAACTATTTCAAATTAGGGCAAGAGGGGAAGTATCGCGTTTATCATAACCAATATGCCACTAATTCATTCGCATTGAACAAGCACCAGCACAGGGAGGACCATGACAAGAGACGGCATCTCTCACATAAATTCTGCCTGACTCCTGCTGGAGAGTTCAAATGGAACGGGTCTGTACACGGGTCCAAAGTTCTCACCATATCCACTTTGAGGCTAACTATTATTCAGCTAGAAAACAATATCCCAGCATCATTCCTTCACCCTAACTGGGCTTCCCACAG GTCTAACTGGATTAAGGCTGTTCAGATGTGTAGCAAACCTAGAGAATTTGCGCTTGCTCTGGCTATATTGGAATGCGCAATTAAACCAGTTGTCATGCTGCCAATCTGGCGAGAATCCTTGGGGCACACTAG ATTACGCAGAATGACAGCAttagaaagagaggaaaaggagaaagtgaaaaaaaaagagagaaaacaagaagaagaagaaacaatgcAGCAAGCTACATGGGTGAAATATACCTTTCCTGTCAAACATCAg gtttggaaacaaaaaggagaggaatatAGAGTAACCGGATATGGTGGCTGGAGCTGGATTAGTAAAACACATGTCCATAGGTTTGTGCCCAAACTACCTGGAAATACTAATGCAAATTACAGAAAGTTGCTACCGA CAAAGAATGAAGATATGACTATTGAAAAATGCgacttggagaaaagaaaaaatccagtaaaggtaaaaatagaaaaagataaaatgaagGATTCTCGTGATCTGCAAGCAAAGAACAAAGCAGATGTTTCAGAAACCTTGGGGAAAGTACacgtgaaagaagaaaaaaagtcaagtgaagaaaaagcagaaattagTGCAAATTCTGAAAACTTAAATCATGCAAAAGGTAAAG CGGAAAAAGAAATTGATTGTGAAAATGATAAAGTCATCAAGGAAGAACCTATGGATATAGATGATGTGAAAATTGAATCCCCCATAAAAGATGAGGATAGTCATTGTAAACGGGATATAATCAATGTCAGTGAGGGATTTCATTTAAGGACTTGCtacaaaagaaaagtaaaatcatCAAAATTAGATGGACTACTTGAGAGGCGAATAAAACAATTtacactggaagaaaaacagcGTCTAGAAAGGATGAAACTGGAGGCTAGTGCTAAAACTGTAGGCATTCGATCTGTAAGCCCCCAGAAAATCATAGATGAGCTACAAGCAGGAAAAGTAAAAGAAGGAAGCCAGTTTGACATGTCTTCCGAAGACAGAACCTATATTTCAGATAAGACCCAAACTGAAGATGTGGAACAGGACTGCTTGCCGATCAGCAGCCTCTCTCATACCAAAAGTGGTGAGCCAGATGAGCTGTCTTTGCCTTCAGCAAATAGGCTGTCAAAGGGAGAAGGCCAGCTGCTGGATGAAGACTCCCCTCAGTGCTCTGAAGGTGAAAGCTCAGTTCAGAGTGACAGTAAAGAAAGCAACCCTGAACCTATGACTACTGATAAATGTCAAGGGCAAGAGGTTCTTAAGGAATGTGAGAGTTCCTTTGCAGATGGCTTGaaacaaacaaatgcagaaaGTAAAATCAAATGGGATGTTTTGGAAACAAGTGAAAAACCTTTGAAGCAAAAATTACCTGTTTCCAGAGTATCTCAGAGCGAATGTGAAAATTTACAGCCAGTGGTAACTGAAAGCAGCCGTAGAAAAGATGTTCTGGCTGTTCTTGAAAACACAGAAGGGAATTCTGAATGGCAGAGCAAAGACCCAGAAAGCAATTGCATGATAAAAAGCCCTTCTGAACCAACATCCTTTCAAGAAGGTGAGATGGAGGAAGAAACTGTTCTAAGAAAGACTGAAGGTAAATCAGAAAACAAGACTGTATTTCACCAAAAATCAGTTAGTAAAGATCTAGAAGCATTTAAAACAGAGCTAATTTCTGAAAGAAGTCATGAAAGTCAAACTCTGGAACACATGGATGGGGCAGAAACTGATGAGGAGTTACTGAGCTCTAAGCTATCTGAGGCTAATGGTAAAAAGAAAGGTCAGGAATTGAAAGTGGAGACAAGTACAATAAGCAGGTGTGTTGATCAGACAAATCTAAATAGTATTACTgacaaaaagaataataaaaatgaatctgAGACAGACgtagaaaaggaaaaatcagcatttcagaTGAATGGGAAAGACAATGATAAAATATTATCAAATGATGAATGCTTAGTTAAAGACACCTGTGAAACTACAGCAGGGAGTGATACTGAACCAAAagttaataatattaataaatccATTCCTGAACATGAAATAAAACCATTGACTTTTAAGGAGTCCTCAGTAAAACCATTTATGAACGGTGACATTATGGTAGAAGGcacaaatgacaaaaataatgtGGACCCTAAGTCATCTTTGCAGAGTTCACCAGAGTTTGAATCTGGAGAGAGTCTTCAGCCACCACATGAAGTTCCAGACTATgtgcagaaaactgaagaaaagcagctttctCCTGAAAGATCCACCTTTGTTGGCACTGCTTCCACACCGACGCATAcattctgtaaagaaaataacCTAAGCGGTGAAACAGAATGTATGGAAACTGAAGTCATTGAGGATAAGAAAGTTGCTCCATCACCTGTGACATCATGTGAGGAGTCTAGTTTGAGTAGTGACTTCGCTGATCAGAATGGTCTACAGACATATAAAGTGGAAAATActaatggagaaaataaaataaaaactatcaTTACTGAAGTGACTACCACAACATCAACTGTTTCTACAGAATCTAAAACTGTGTTTAAAGTTGCGGAGACTGTAGCTGCTAATGATGAGAAAACAACAGTGGTATCATCTACAGAAAATTGTGCCATATCTACTGTAACTACCACCACTACTGTAACTAAGCTTACCACTCCAGCTACAGACAGCAATGTTGATGTCATTTCTGTACAAGAGCATAGCAAAACAGTAGTTACAACAACAGTAACTGATTCACTGACCACCTCAGAAGGCACGTTGGTGACTTCCATGACTGTCAGCAAAGAGTATTCTACAAAAGACAAGGTGAAATTAATGAAATTTGCAAGACCCAAAAAAACTCGTTCTGGAACTGCCTTACCATCTTACAGAAAATTTGTTaccaaaagcagtaaaaaaagcatatttgttcTACCCAATGACGACTTGAAAAAGTTGGCCAGAAAAGGAGGGATCAGAGAAGTTCCTTATTTCAATTACAATGCAAAACCTGCCTTGGATATTTGGCCGTATCCATCTCCAAGACCAACTTTTGGGATCACTTGGAG ATATCGACTTCAAACAGTAAAATCATTGGCTGGAGTGAGTCTTATGTTGCGGTTACTGTGGGCATGTCTCAAATGGGATGATATGGCTGCAAAAGCTCCACCTGGGGGAGGAACTACACGTACAG AAACGTCTGAAACTGAAATTACAACAACAGAAATAATCAAGCGGAGAGATGTTGGTCCTTATGGAATCCGGTCAGAATACTGtataagaaaaattatttgtcCCATTGGTGTACCAGAGGCTCCAAAAG AAACTCCAACGCCTCAGAGGAAGGGACTACGATCAAGTGCGCTAAGGCCAAAAAGGCCCGAAACACCCAAGCAAACAGGCCCTGTTATCATTGAAAGTTGGGTAGCAGAGGAGGAATTGGAATTGTGGGAGATCAGGGCATTTGCTGAAAG GGTGGAGAAAGAAAAGGCGCAGGCAGTTGAACAGCAGGCTAAGGTTAGTGAACTGAAGAAGTCCGAGGAGTTCAAGGCCCAAATGGAGGCTCAGCTAAAACAGCAACGGTTGGCTGCCCAGCAG AAGCGACTGGAACAGCAGAAGCAGATACCTGCTGCAGGTGTGGCCCCCGCAGTCACTACAGCCAGCAGTACTGCAACTACTGTCTCAACTCCGCAGAAAGTTGTGGTAGGCCCTTTAACGGGTCCAGTTCCCACTGGAACCAAAGTAGTACTTACTACAAAAGTGGGTTCTCCGGCTACAGTAACATTCCAACAGAACAAGAATTTCCATCAGACCTTTGCTACTTGGGTTAAACAAGGCCAATCTTCAACAG CCACTAGCACAGCTGCCACCTCAGCCACAACCATTGCCAGCACAGGGCAGACCTTCCAGATCTCAGGCAGTCCAGTAACGATGGCAGGGAAAGTGATAACTAAGCTGCCACTCCCTGCAAACAGCAAGATTGTTGCCGTCAATGTGCCATCAACTCAAGGAG gTGTTGTTCAAGTTCAGCAAAAGGTATTGGGTATCATTCCGTCAACTACAGGTGCAAGTCAGACATTTACTTCATTCCAGCCAAGGACAGCGACTGTAACGATTAGGCCAAATACCACAGGGACTTTAGGAACAACAAGCACTTCACAG GTAATGCAAGGAACACCACTCCGCCCTGGTATGACAGTAATACGGACACCACTTCAGCAGTCAACACTTGGAAAGACCATCATTCGAACACCTCTAGTGGTGCAACAAGGTATTCTTCCAGCCA GTCAGACACAGCAGGTGGTGACTCAGATAATCAGGGGTCAGCCTGTCTCAACAGCAGTTTCTAGTACTAGCACAGCTTCTTCAAGTCCTGGGCAGAAGACAGTAACATCTCCTGGAACGCCACCTCAGCCCATACAGCCACAAACCACACCGCAGCCCCCTCGCCCTCAGCAGGGACAAGTGAAACTCACTATGGCCCAGCTCACACAACTAACGCAAGGACAG GGTGGCAGTCAAGGATTAACTGTGGTAATTCAGGGACAAGGTCAAACTACTGGTCAATTACAATTAATCCCTCAGGGTGTGACTGTAATACCAGGTCCAGGACAACAGCTAATGCAAGCAGCTATGCCAAATGGTACAATTCAAAGATTCCTTTTCACCCCGCTACCAGCAGCAGCTACTACAGCTAGCACCACTACAACAACAGTTTCCACTTCAACCTCAG CTGCAGGAGAACAGAAGCAAGCTTTACAGGCACAACCAACATCAGCGCTGCCGCCAATTCAGCCGCAGCCTCAGAGTCAGCAGCAATCTCAGCCCCAAGTGCAGAATCAGAGTATTTCGCCTGTGCCATCGGCTCAGCCACAGGCACCTCAGCCACCACTTCAGCCTGAAACTCAGACCCAGCCTGAATCTCAGACTCCAACATCTGTTGACTCTCCAGCCACACCTGAAGCACAGTCATCTAAATCTCCAGTGACAGTTCAGTCTCCGACACAGACCCAGGCTCAAGGGCAATCTCCAGTGCAAGTCCAGAGTCAGCCGCAGACTGCCATCCCTCCACAAGGCCAGTCCCAAGTCCAGCCTCAACAACCAGCTCAG GTGGTTATGAAACAGAATGCTGTGATAGAACACTTGAAGCAGAAGAAGACGCTGACTCCAGctgagagggaagaaaatcagAG AATGATTGTATGCAACCAAGTGATGAAATATATTCTGGATAAGAtagataaagaagaaaaacaggcagcTAAGAAACGAAAGCGAGAAGAGAGTGTGGAACAGAAGCGTAGTAAGCAGAATGCTACCAAGCTGTCGGCTCTGCTTTTCAAGCATAAAGAACAGCTGAAAgctgaaatattgaaaaaaagaGCACTTCTGGACAAAGATCTACAAATTGAAGTGCAG GAGGAGCTAAAGAAAGACTTGactaaaattaagaaagaaaaggaaaaagcgcaggcagctgctgctgcggctgcagccgctgctgctgcggctgccgcTGCAGCCACTGCACCTCCTCCACCGCCGCCACCACCACTGCCACCGCCACCACAGCAGCACTCAGCCAATGTCACATCCTCCTCCACCACAGTCCCAATGCCAGTATCCTCCCAGAAGAGAAAACGAGATGAGGAGAAAGATTCGTCGGCTTCCAagtccaagaaaaagaaaatgatttctacTACCTCAAAGGAAACAAAGAAGGACACAAAGCTTTACTGCATCTGTAAAACGCCTTATGATGAATCTAA GTTCTATATTGGCTGTGATCTTTGTACTAACTGGTATCATGGAGAATGTGTTGGCATCACAGAAAAGGAGGCTAAGAAAATGGATGTGTACATCTGTAATGATTGTAAACGGGCACAAGAGGGCAGCAGTGAGGAATTGTACTGTATCTGCAGAACACCTTATGATGAGTCACA ATTTTACATTGGCTGCGACCGATGTCAGAACTGGTATCATGGGCGTTGTGTTGGCATTTTACAAAGTGAGGCAGATCTCATTGATGAATATGTGTGTCCACAATGTCAGTCCACAGAAGATGCCATGACTGTACTCAGTCCACTAACTGATAAAGATTATGAAGGTTTAAGAAGAGTACTACGTTCCTTGCAG GCTCACAAGATGGCATGGCCATTCTTGGAACCGGTAGATCCAAACGATGCACCAGATTATTATGGCGTTATTAAAGAACCAATGG